A genomic window from Triticum urartu cultivar G1812 chromosome 7, Tu2.1, whole genome shotgun sequence includes:
- the LOC125524322 gene encoding probable non-specific lipid-transfer protein 2, with protein sequence MGNSKAAACVLALVLCGLLAADTAAAAAGCDASALSPCVGAIMLGGAVTPGCCARLRAQRACLCQYARDPSYRGYVNSPRAQSVVAACGLPRPKC encoded by the coding sequence ATGGGCAACAGCAAGGCCGCGGCGTGCGTGCTCGCGCTCGTCCTGTGCGGCCTGCTCGCCGCggacacggcggcggcggcggcggggtgcgaCGCGAGCGCGCTGAGCCCGTGCGTGGGCGCCATCATGCTGGGCGGGGCGGTGACGCCGGGGTGCTGCGCGCGGCTGCGCGCCCAGCGGGCGTGCCTGTGCCAGTACGCGCGCGACCCGTCCTACCGCGGCTACGTCAACAGCCCCAGGGCGCAGAGCGTCGTTGCCGCCTGCGGCCTCCCCAGGCCCAAGTGCTGA